The region GTCGATGAAAAGCGCCTTTGCCCTCTGGCTTGAGGTAGGGGTAAGTTGCGATCGCAACCATTTGTCCCCATCGCCCCCAAGCGGCAGCCAACATCAACACCAGAGGTCGGTATACAGGGACCGCGCTGAGCGCACAGACCTTAAGCGACAGAATGATCACCGCCACCATGACGCCAAAGGCACCGCTGCGACTATCGGCCATCACCTCTAACCGACGATCTGGCTGCATGACCGCCAAACCATCAGCAGTATCCATCGCGCCGTCTAAGTGAAGGCCACCCGTGAGGCCCACCCAAAGTGCCACAATCAAGGCACTGCGAGGTAGCAAAGGCATCTGCAGCAGTCCGAGGCCAAAATCCGCTAACCCCAACAACGCACCCAGCACTAAGCCAATGCCTGTAGCCCATCGGGCAATGCGAGTGAACTGCAGCGGTAGCTTAGCCGGTAGCGGCAGGCAGGTATAGAAAACCCACGCACCCCCCACTTGCTGAAAGGCGGCGGTTAGACTTGCCCTAAGTTCCATTGATCAGCAAATCGCCTCTAGCTAGAGGCTACGCCAGAACTACGGCGCTTAATCGGACTAGGGGGAGGCGTCTTCTTCACTGGCTTCGGTGAGTTGAGAGCGTCCAGCTTCTCACCCACAGCCGGATAGCGATCAAAGGCCATCTGTAGAGCCGCCGCCGCCACCGCACTCGTGTCGTACTCTTCACCCAATTGAGAAACCAGTGGCAGGAAGGAAGCTAATCTTTCCCCAGTCAAAATGCCGTGAATCTCTTCAGTGAGCTGTTCAATGCGCTGAGCTTCGATTTGCGATCGCGTCGGCGTCGGCAGAACCGGAATCGTCTGATTGACGTGCTTCTCAATCCCACGCAACTTCCAAAGATCAAGCGGGTGAATTAAAGAAATAGCGGTTCCTTCGTTTCCGGCTCGGCCAGTGCGGCCAATGCGATGCACATAGCTCTCAGGGCTATCAGGCAAATCATAGTTAATCACGTGAGTTAAATCGTCAACGTGAATTCCACGAGCAGCAATATCGGTAGCGACAACCCAACGAATCTGGCCCTGACGGAATCGGCCGAGCAGGCGCTCTCTCTGCCCCTGGCTCAAGTCGCCATGATACTCATCGGCACTGTAGCCTGCCCCCTGAAGCTGCTGAGTTAGATTGGCTGCATCTCGACGGGTGCGAACAAAGATAATCGCAGAGGCTGGGTTCTCTAGCTCTAAGACCGCCTGCAAAACAGTCGGACGCGCCCAAACCCGAGGAATCTTATAGGCAATTTGATTGATGCGAGAGGGTGCAGCCTTAGGCTGCTCCACCGTGATCGTGACCGGATCGTTTAGGAACTGCTTCGTGAGCTTGTAGATCTCTGGCGGCATCGTCGCTGAGAAGAACGCCGTCTGTCGCTCCTTCGGAATTTGCTTCAGGATCTTACGAACATCAGGGATAAATCCCATATTCAGCATCTCATCAGCTTCGTCGAGGACAAACCACTGGACCTGAGCCAAAGAGAGTTCGCCACGACTGAGCAGGTCTAACATCCGTCCCGGAGTACCGACCACCACTTGAACACCGCGACGAAGCTGAGAAATCTGGCGATCAATAGCTTGTCCACCGTAGATAGCAAGCACCCTGAGGTCGCGATCGCTTTTAAAAGAATGAATAGCTTGGCGCACCTGAACCGCGAGTTCTCGAGTGGGCGTCAAAATTAAAGCCTGAATCGCACCCGATGCTGGATCGACACGCTCTAAAATCGGCAAAGCAAAAGCTGCAGTTTTACCGGTACCGGTCTGAGCCTGACCAACCATATCCTTCCCTTCCAGCAACAGGGGAATGGTTTGCGCCTGAATCGGGGTCGGCTCTTTAAAGTCTAAAGCCTCAAGACACTCGACACGATGCTGCGAAAGACCGAGCTGGCTAAACGAATGGGTCATGCAATCTCCTATGGTTATCCATTAGGCGATGCCACTCGCCCATCTCTATCTTGCAATAAAATGTTACAAAAAGCGATATCCCTTAAGGATTATTACAGAGATGGCCGTGGAGATCGTAGGCATCCGCTGCGACAATCTCAACAGGGACAAGGCTTCCAAGGCGTACCGCCTGATTTTGGGATCCGCCTTCCTGGGGGTGAATATAGACGAGGCCATCCACATCGGCAGCAAATCGAGACGATCTCCCAATTAGTTTTCCCGTTCCAGGGTGCTCTTGCTCCACTAGCACATTGACAATCTGCCCCACCTGCTGAAGGTTTCGCTCTAAAGAGATCGGCTGCTGAATCTGCATGATGCGATCGCGGCGAGCATCCATGATCTCCTGCGGCAGCTGGTTCGGCAGGTCATGGGCCGCAGTGCCCTCCTCCGGGGAA is a window of Acaryochloris thomasi RCC1774 DNA encoding:
- a CDS encoding DEAD/DEAH box helicase, with product MTHSFSQLGLSQHRVECLEALDFKEPTPIQAQTIPLLLEGKDMVGQAQTGTGKTAAFALPILERVDPASGAIQALILTPTRELAVQVRQAIHSFKSDRDLRVLAIYGGQAIDRQISQLRRGVQVVVGTPGRMLDLLSRGELSLAQVQWFVLDEADEMLNMGFIPDVRKILKQIPKERQTAFFSATMPPEIYKLTKQFLNDPVTITVEQPKAAPSRINQIAYKIPRVWARPTVLQAVLELENPASAIIFVRTRRDAANLTQQLQGAGYSADEYHGDLSQGQRERLLGRFRQGQIRWVVATDIAARGIHVDDLTHVINYDLPDSPESYVHRIGRTGRAGNEGTAISLIHPLDLWKLRGIEKHVNQTIPVLPTPTRSQIEAQRIEQLTEEIHGILTGERLASFLPLVSQLGEEYDTSAVAAAALQMAFDRYPAVGEKLDALNSPKPVKKTPPPSPIKRRSSGVASS
- the cobS gene encoding adenosylcobinamide-GDP ribazoletransferase, which gives rise to MELRASLTAAFQQVGGAWVFYTCLPLPAKLPLQFTRIARWATGIGLVLGALLGLADFGLGLLQMPLLPRSALIVALWVGLTGGLHLDGAMDTADGLAVMQPDRRLEVMADSRSGAFGVMVAVIILSLKVCALSAVPVYRPLVLMLAAAWGRWGQMVAIATYPYLKPEGKGAFHRQHLQLPWDFIPGLMILTGLASFHALIDTPLEAGLTLIAAALISAGTGLWFNQQLSGMTGDVYGAIVEWTEALLLCVFTLPILHSTNFI